A segment of the Armatimonadota bacterium genome:
GCGGCATCCGCGATGAGAATCCCCAGATGTCATGCATGCGGTAGCATGCCTGAGATTCGGCATCCCAAACCGGCAAGAGGTTTGTAGGTTCAGTCAGCCCGGGACCTTCATCCCCTCATCCAGCACCGCGAGGTAGTTCTCGACCGGCATGTAGTCCGTGAGCGAGTTTCCCGTCCCGAGCGCCCAGAACCCGTCCGCGAAGCACTCCTCGATCGCCTTCCGAGCGTAGGCCCGCAGGTCTTCCTCCGAGCTTCGGCAGATCACATCGACGTCCAGTCCGCCAAGCGCTGTCACTTGATGTCCGTACTGGCGCTTGAACTCCGCCACCGGCATTATCGCGTCCTCGAACGAATGCTTGGCGTCGATCCCGCAGTCGATGATGTCGTCGTAGACCTCCGCGAGGTTGCCACAGGAGTGAAGGACAAACGGCTTGCCGGCGTTGTGCGCCTCGGTGGCCATCTTCGAGTAGATAGGGAAAACCCAGCGTCGCAGGTACTCCGGGCTGAGGAACGTCGAGGTCTTGAACCCCAGATCGTCGCCCTGCCTGAGCGCTCCGATGCAATCCATCGTTGCGAGCTGGCGGTCGGCGCTGTGATGGAGGCTGCCGATCTTTTCGAACATCAGGTCCACGAGTTCTATGTCATCGGCGATTGCATAGGAGAGGCCAATCGTGCCCATCATCCGCGAGACCCACTCGTACGGGCCGGCGCAGACTCCGCCGACGATTCTCGCGCCGTCGGGGAGCAGTTTCGCCACCGTCTCGAAGGGGCCGAAGTCGATCGGATTTGAAGTGTCGGGCCAGGGATAAGTCTCGAAATCTTCCACGGAGGCGATCACCACCCACGCCTCGCTGCCCTCGGAGAGCTTGCCGTGTCCGGTGGGCAGCGGGCAGTTGAGTCCGATCTCCATCGGGATGCAGTCGTAGCCCATCCCGAGCCAGAAGTCAACGTACGCGGGCCAATAACTGGGGTCGTCGGCACCGATCTTGTCGAACGGGACGCCGGTCCGCCGGGCTATGAACCCAGGGCTGGCGATGTGCTCGTAAAACGGTAGATGGTCGGGTCTGCCGGTTCGGGTCAATACCTTCAAGAACTGCTCGAAATCGGGTCTGCGCCTTCTCAAGTATG
Coding sequences within it:
- a CDS encoding uroporphyrinogen-III decarboxylase-like protein, with the translated sequence MRRRRPDFEQFLKVLTRTGRPDHLPFYEHIASPGFIARRTGVPFDKIGADDPSYWPAYVDFWLGMGYDCIPMEIGLNCPLPTGHGKLSEGSEAWVVIASVEDFETYPWPDTSNPIDFGPFETVAKLLPDGARIVGGVCAGPYEWVSRMMGTIGLSYAIADDIELVDLMFEKIGSLHHSADRQLATMDCIGALRQGDDLGFKTSTFLSPEYLRRWVFPIYSKMATEAHNAGKPFVLHSCGNLAEVYDDIIDCGIDAKHSFEDAIMPVAEFKRQYGHQVTALGGLDVDVICRSSEEDLRAYARKAIEECFADGFWALGTGNSLTDYMPVENYLAVLDEGMKVPG